A genomic region of Ensifer adhaerens contains the following coding sequences:
- a CDS encoding bifunctional DNA primase/polymerase — protein sequence MPTTASAIQPEPGTPSIGDNLSVALEYIAAGIHVFPCRVAEETDPHTGRVYEPKSPLTSNGLYGATTSERIVREWWRRNPEALVGIPTGEKTGFFALDVDVKQGKKGDANLADLEAEYEPLPQTVVVRTATGGMHFLFKHVDGLTTSTGSLPADIDIRAQGGYVIAAGSTLADGTFYEFLGSQSPSGFMAEVAEAPKWLVDLVRTPKHTPRYDHTPANDNAPACAAEVQELLSFISPDIVYQDWVSVLMAVHGALGSDGLAIADAWSARGAKYRKGDVATRWKGFTAGKGVTLSTVAQLARDGGADLSAIATKHRGGSDRADWISPEKSSDAATRLAATARAKAAAQPESSNDNAPIPAEPRELSIFEWTVDRFVGEAPKVEYLVDGVIPLGVPGMVSAAGDTGKSFALLELHRRVAFGSSIYAPPIFGGKVVGEGVSVMITSEDDANEVHRRIAALDDKGERFSSAGKRMIVVPLPSAGGARAFWKEDRKLGLLETDEFKRICDQLRRIPDLRLVTFDPLASFAHLPLNEDPTAGQFVCSSLARLASESNATVLVAHHMRKSKAPIETLADAREAIRGSTALVDGLRLAYAMWPADEARAKRTCKSLGIDYQPNRIVLGGVVKANGAARRILSTYARSESGLLVDKTSGLGSAAPPQADLLAALVIAVEAAAAAGAPFTKTGASGLYDMRERLPDELRGLSKGKLDALASQALERGEIVRAAARGEKTAKWLDVPTGMFAIGLGNFAAGTPRS from the coding sequence TTGCCGACAACCGCATCCGCCATTCAGCCTGAGCCAGGCACCCCCTCCATCGGGGACAACCTTTCCGTTGCGCTGGAATACATCGCAGCAGGGATTCATGTTTTCCCCTGCCGTGTCGCCGAGGAAACAGATCCACACACAGGCCGAGTGTACGAGCCCAAAAGCCCTTTGACATCAAATGGGTTATACGGCGCGACCACGAGCGAACGGATCGTGCGAGAATGGTGGAGGCGCAATCCAGAGGCATTGGTCGGCATTCCGACCGGCGAAAAAACAGGCTTCTTCGCGCTCGACGTGGACGTGAAGCAGGGCAAGAAGGGTGACGCCAATCTGGCGGATCTTGAGGCCGAGTACGAGCCGCTGCCGCAAACGGTTGTCGTGCGGACTGCAACGGGAGGAATGCACTTCCTTTTCAAACATGTTGACGGCCTAACCACGTCAACAGGAAGCCTTCCCGCGGACATCGATATACGAGCGCAGGGCGGCTATGTAATCGCCGCCGGCAGCACGCTCGCAGATGGAACGTTCTATGAGTTCCTGGGAAGCCAGAGCCCCAGTGGTTTCATGGCAGAGGTTGCGGAAGCCCCTAAATGGCTAGTCGATCTCGTCCGAACGCCCAAGCACACGCCGCGGTACGACCACACCCCCGCGAATGACAATGCACCTGCATGCGCTGCCGAAGTCCAAGAGTTGCTGAGCTTTATCTCGCCAGACATTGTCTACCAAGACTGGGTCAGCGTGCTGATGGCAGTTCATGGCGCACTGGGGAGCGATGGGCTCGCGATCGCCGACGCTTGGAGTGCTCGTGGCGCCAAATATAGGAAAGGGGACGTGGCCACGCGGTGGAAAGGCTTCACGGCTGGCAAAGGCGTCACCTTGAGCACGGTAGCGCAATTGGCTCGCGACGGGGGCGCAGATCTGTCTGCGATCGCTACGAAGCACCGCGGCGGCAGCGACCGTGCGGACTGGATCTCGCCGGAAAAGTCATCAGACGCGGCAACCAGATTAGCAGCAACGGCCAGGGCAAAAGCTGCCGCGCAGCCGGAGTCATCGAACGACAACGCGCCCATTCCTGCTGAACCTCGCGAGCTTTCAATTTTCGAGTGGACAGTCGATCGCTTCGTCGGCGAGGCGCCAAAGGTCGAATATCTCGTGGACGGTGTCATTCCCTTGGGCGTTCCCGGCATGGTTTCCGCGGCGGGTGATACCGGGAAAAGCTTCGCCTTGCTCGAGCTTCACCGTCGTGTGGCGTTTGGAAGCAGCATCTATGCGCCGCCAATTTTCGGGGGGAAGGTGGTCGGCGAGGGCGTGTCGGTCATGATCACCTCCGAAGATGACGCGAACGAGGTGCATCGCCGCATCGCCGCCCTAGACGATAAGGGCGAGCGCTTCAGCAGCGCCGGTAAGCGGATGATCGTCGTACCGTTGCCATCAGCGGGTGGCGCTAGAGCCTTTTGGAAAGAAGACCGCAAGCTCGGGCTGCTTGAGACGGATGAGTTTAAGAGGATCTGCGATCAGCTCCGCCGAATTCCCGACTTACGGCTCGTCACGTTTGATCCTCTCGCGTCATTCGCTCATCTACCATTGAACGAGGATCCCACCGCTGGACAGTTCGTGTGTTCGTCTCTGGCGCGGTTGGCTTCGGAAAGCAATGCCACGGTGCTCGTTGCTCACCACATGAGGAAATCAAAAGCCCCAATCGAAACGCTTGCTGACGCTCGTGAGGCAATCCGTGGCAGTACAGCTTTGGTCGACGGGCTCCGGCTTGCTTACGCAATGTGGCCGGCGGATGAGGCGAGGGCGAAGCGCACCTGCAAATCCCTAGGCATCGACTACCAGCCTAATCGGATCGTTCTCGGCGGGGTTGTGAAGGCGAACGGGGCCGCTCGACGCATTCTCAGCACTTATGCGCGGAGCGAGTCCGGATTGCTGGTCGACAAGACGTCTGGCCTTGGGTCAGCGGCTCCGCCGCAAGCCGACTTATTGGCAGCTCTCGTCATCGCCGTCGAAGCTGCTGCGGCTGCCGGCGCACCGTTCACGAAGACCGGTGCAAGTGGCCTTTATGACATGCGGGAGCGATTGCCAGACGAGCTTCGCGGGCTGTCCAAAGGGAAGCTCGACGCACTGGCGTCACAAGCTCTGGAACGCGGCGAGATCGTGCGGGCGGCGGCGAGGGGCGAAAAGACAGCAAAATGGCTCGACGTTCCCACCGGCATGTTTGCCATCGGCCTTGGGAATTTCGCAGCGGGAACGCCCCGTTCCTAA
- a CDS encoding terminase large subunit domain-containing protein — protein sequence MPPLNLGSLSSSEKLELLQLLEEKERRSRQNRLATYKPYRKQVEFHKSGAAYRERLFMAGNQLGKTLAGAAEAAMHLTGEYPEWWQGYRFSGPIVMLAGSESYELTRDGVQRLMIGPPMNPKDWGTGYVPKKAIVSTTKRSGVSGALDSVSVRHVSGGISTLLFKAYEQGRSKWQANTVNFVWFDEEPPPDVYFEGITRTNATGGLITVTFTPLKGMSEVVRRYTKPGDDPGAVDRNVTTMTIDDAEHYTPEERAKIIASYPAHEREARTKGIPALGSGRIFPVTEESIKVAPFEIPKHWVQIGGLDFGWDHPFAAVGCAWDRDADVFYVTKAYRARESTPVIHAAALKPWGAWLPWSWPHDGLQHDKGSGEQLAVQYRSQGLTMLPERATFDDGTNGVEAGVMDMLDRMMTGRWKVFSTCPEWFEEFLLYHRKDGQIVKEMDDLISASRYALMMKRFAKVKPSNTAWAFTDRKVV from the coding sequence ATGCCGCCGTTGAATCTCGGCTCGCTTTCCTCCTCGGAAAAGCTGGAGCTGCTTCAGTTGCTGGAGGAGAAGGAGAGGCGGAGCCGTCAAAACCGACTGGCGACGTATAAGCCATATCGGAAGCAGGTAGAATTTCACAAATCGGGCGCGGCCTATCGCGAGCGCCTGTTTATGGCGGGTAACCAGCTCGGCAAGACACTGGCCGGTGCGGCCGAAGCGGCGATGCACCTCACAGGGGAATATCCGGAGTGGTGGCAAGGATATCGGTTCTCCGGACCGATCGTGATGCTCGCCGGTTCCGAATCGTACGAACTGACGCGCGACGGTGTGCAGCGGCTCATGATCGGGCCGCCGATGAACCCCAAGGACTGGGGAACCGGCTACGTTCCGAAAAAGGCCATTGTCTCCACCACCAAGCGCTCAGGCGTATCTGGTGCGCTCGATAGCGTCTCGGTTCGCCATGTCTCTGGTGGCATCTCGACGCTTCTGTTCAAGGCATATGAGCAAGGCCGGTCGAAGTGGCAGGCCAACACCGTCAACTTCGTTTGGTTCGACGAAGAGCCGCCGCCAGACGTCTATTTCGAGGGCATCACACGAACCAACGCGACGGGCGGCCTGATCACGGTCACGTTCACGCCGCTGAAGGGGATGAGCGAAGTGGTCCGACGCTACACCAAGCCTGGAGATGATCCCGGCGCCGTAGACCGCAACGTCACGACGATGACGATCGACGACGCCGAGCACTACACCCCTGAAGAGCGGGCAAAAATCATCGCCAGCTATCCGGCGCACGAGCGCGAGGCACGCACGAAGGGTATCCCGGCACTTGGCTCCGGCCGTATCTTCCCGGTGACGGAAGAGAGCATCAAGGTCGCGCCTTTCGAGATCCCGAAGCACTGGGTGCAGATTGGCGGCCTCGATTTCGGATGGGATCACCCGTTCGCCGCCGTCGGCTGCGCATGGGACCGCGACGCCGACGTCTTCTATGTCACGAAGGCCTATCGAGCGAGGGAATCAACGCCGGTCATTCATGCGGCCGCATTGAAGCCGTGGGGAGCCTGGCTGCCGTGGTCGTGGCCTCACGATGGGTTGCAGCACGACAAGGGCAGCGGCGAGCAACTGGCGGTGCAGTACCGTAGCCAAGGGCTCACGATGCTGCCGGAGCGAGCCACCTTCGACGACGGAACGAACGGCGTTGAGGCTGGCGTCATGGACATGCTCGACCGGATGATGACCGGTCGATGGAAAGTGTTCTCGACATGCCCGGAGTGGTTCGAGGAATTCCTCCTCTACCACCGCAAGGATGGGCAGATCGTCAAGGAGATGGACGACCTGATTTCGGCGTCCCGTTACGCGCTGATGATGAAGCGCTTTGCCAAGGTGAAACCCTCGAACACCGCTTGGGCGTTCACTGATCGGAAGGTTGTTTGA
- a CDS encoding terminase small subunit protein has translation MATKTRKPRASQWGEPTREAILEKLSIGKSLREICSAKGMPSEGTVRGWAVQDVAFATQYARAREVGMEALGDEILQIADSQEGDIIKTEDGREIVNHDAIQRAKLRVDTRKWLMSKIAPKKYGDRLDLNHSGSIETMPDAAVESRLAFLLGKAGAASVAGGEGEAEPSKPTGDV, from the coding sequence ATGGCCACAAAGACACGCAAACCCCGCGCCTCCCAGTGGGGAGAGCCGACGCGCGAAGCCATTCTTGAAAAACTCTCCATCGGCAAGAGCCTCCGCGAGATCTGCTCGGCCAAAGGCATGCCTTCCGAGGGGACAGTCAGGGGCTGGGCGGTCCAGGACGTGGCCTTCGCCACGCAATACGCGCGTGCGCGCGAAGTTGGGATGGAAGCCCTCGGCGATGAAATCCTGCAGATCGCTGACAGCCAGGAAGGCGACATCATCAAGACGGAAGACGGTCGCGAGATCGTCAACCACGACGCCATTCAGCGCGCAAAGCTGCGGGTCGACACTCGCAAGTGGCTGATGAGCAAGATCGCCCCGAAGAAATACGGTGACCGACTTGATCTCAACCACTCGGGCAGCATCGAAACAATGCCAGATGCCGCCGTTGAATCTCGGCTCGCTTTCCTCCTCGGAAAAGCTGGAGCTGCTTCAGTTGCTGGAGGAGAAGGAGAGGCGGAGCCGTCAAAACCGACTGGCGACGTATAA